One window of Treponema denticola genomic DNA carries:
- a CDS encoding GntR family transcriptional regulator, translated as MKVIYDQNRPIYLQIVEKIKCKIVYGELKPGDKIPSMSDMSVEMDVNPNTIFRVYKQLEGEGITESKRGLGSFVVNEPNLVGKLTEEMAGQIILPAIEGLRNLKFSDEQIIESIKAKL; from the coding sequence GTGAAAGTTATATATGATCAAAATCGCCCGATATATTTACAAATAGTTGAAAAAATCAAATGTAAGATTGTCTATGGCGAGCTTAAACCGGGGGATAAAATTCCTTCAATGAGCGATATGTCCGTTGAGATGGATGTAAACCCTAATACGATATTCAGGGTATACAAACAGCTTGAAGGTGAAGGTATCACTGAATCGAAACGCGGCCTAGGCAGTTTTGTTGTAAATGAGCCCAATTTGGTAGGAAAATTGACGGAAGAGATGGCAGGTCAGATTATCTTGCCGGCTATCGAAGGCTTGAGAAATCTGAAGTTTTCTGATGAGCAAATAATTGAGTCTATAAAAGCAAAGCTATAA